Proteins encoded within one genomic window of Brassica rapa cultivar Chiifu-401-42 chromosome A09, CAAS_Brap_v3.01, whole genome shotgun sequence:
- the LOC103833855 gene encoding FT-interacting protein 7 codes for MMMSNLKLGVDVIGAHNLFPKDGQGTANAFVELYFDGQKHRTTIKDRDLNPVWNESFFFNISDPSRLHYLTLEAQAYSHNRPTNGRFFLGKVSLPGTSFVPHSDAVVLHFPMEKRGIFSRVRGELGLKVYITDEASLKSSATTHPDNLDPSQPTISALKVEHRSDRRHVFYNLPNNAQEHQQQQHPQGPNQPSSSAAEPDNHNEHHQHYVPKHQADEMRPEPAPPSKLIHAHSIASAQPADFALKETSPNLGGGRVVGGRVIHKDKTARSTYDLVERMYFLYVRVVKARELPIMDITGSVDPFVEVKVGNYKGITRHFEKRQHPEWNQVFAFAKERMQASVLEVVVKDKDLLKDDYVGFVRFDINDIPLRVPPDSPLAPQWYRLEDKKGEKIKGELMLAVWIGTQADEAFSDAWHSDAAMPVDCSPAISAVLRSKVYHAPRLWYVRVNVVEAQDLVPTEKHRFPDVYVKAQLGNQVMKTRPCQARTLGAVWNEDFLFVAAEPFEDHLVLTVEDRVAPGKDEILGRTYIPLNTVEKRADDHMIHSRWYNLERPVIVDVDQLKREKFSMRIHLRVCLEGGYHVLDESTHYSSDLRPSARPLWRQPIGVLELGILNAVGLHPMKTREGRGTSDTFCVAKYGQKWVRTRTMVDNLCPKYNEQYTWEVFDPATVLTVGVFDNGQLSEKGNRDVKIGKIRIRLSTLETGRIYTHSYPLLVLHPSGVKKMGELHMAVRFTCVSFANMLYQYSKPLLPKMHYVRPFSVMQQDMLRHQAVNIVAARLGRAEPPLRKEIIEFMSDTDSHLWSMRKSKANFFRMMTVFSGVIAVGKWFSDICSWRNPITTVLVHVLFLMLVCLPELILPTMFLYMFLIGLWNYRFRPRYPPHMNTKISQAEAVHADELDEEFDTFPTTRNPALVRLRYDRLRSVAGRIQTVIGDLATQGERFQALLSWRDPRATAIYVIFCFLAAMVFFITPIQIVVALAGFYMMRHPRFRHRLPSVPVNFFRRLPARTDSML; via the exons ATGATGATGAGCAATCTAAAACTCGGGGTAGACGTGATCGGAGCACACAATCTCTTCCCAAAAGACGGTCAAGGAACCGCAAACGCTTTCGTTGAACTATACTTCGACGGTCAGAAGCACCGAACAACCATCAAAGATCGAGACTTAAACCCGGTTTGGAACGAGAGTTTTTTCTTCAACATCTCAGATCCTTCTCGACTACACTATCTCACTCTTGAAGCTCAAGCTTATAGCCACAACAGACCTACTAATGGACGCTTCTTCCTTGGTAAGGTATCTCTCCCAGGGACCTCTTTTGTCCCTCATTCTGATGCTGTTGTTCTTCACTTTCCCATGGAGAAACGTGGGATTTTCTCTCGTGTGAGAGGTGAGCTTGGTTTGAAAGTGTACATAACCGACGAAGCATCTTTGAAATCCTCTGCAACCACTCATCCAGATAACCTAGATCCGTCGCAACCAACAA TTTCAGCATTGAAGGTAGAACATAGATCTGATAGACGTCATGTCTTTTACAATCTCCCAAATAACGCTCAAGAACATCAACAGCAACAACATCCACAAGGACCTAATCAACCTTCTTCTTCAGCCGCTGAACCGGATAATCACAATGAGCATCATCAGCATTACGTTCCAAAGCATCAAGCAGACGAGATGAGACCGGAACCAGCACCACCTTCAAAGCTAATCCATGCACATTCAATTGCTTCGGCTCAGCCTGCGGATTTTGCGTTAAAGGAAACAAGCCCGAATCTTGGTGGTGGAAGAGTCGTTGGTGGACGTGTAATACACAAAGACAAAACCGCTAGGAGTACTTATGATCTTGTCGAGAGAATGTATTTCCTCTATGTCCGCGTCGTCAAAGCTCGTGAGCTTCCTATAATGGATATAACAGGGAGTGTTGATCCTTTCGTCGAG gtGAAAGTAGGGAACTACAAAGGAATCACACGACATTTTGAGAAGAGACAGCATCCAGAATGGAACCAAGTATTTGCATTCGCGAAAGAGCGAATGCAAGCCTCGGTGTTGGAAGTGGTAGTTAAGGACAAAGATCTTTTGAAAGACGATTATGTCGGCTTTGTTCGGTTTGACATTAACGATATTCCTCTACGGGTGCCTCCGGACAGCCCTCTTGCTCCACAATGGTATAGGTTAGAGGACAAGAAAGGAGAAAAAATCAAAGGTGAGCTAATGCTCGCTGTTTGGATCGGTACACAAGCGGATGAAGCTTTCTCTGATGCTTGGCATTCAGATGCTGCAATGCCTGTTGATTGTTCTCCAGCTATCTCAGCAGTTCTACGTTCAAAG GTCTATCACGCACCTCGTCTATGGTACGTGCGTGTGAATGTAGTCGAGGCACAAGACTTAGTCCCGACAGAGAAACATAGGTTCCCGGATGTTTATGTCAAAGCGCAGCTAGGAAACCAAGTCATGAAGACAAGACCATGCCAAGCTCGAACCCTTGGTGCGGTATGGAATGAAGACTTTCTATTTGTTGCAGCAGAGCCGTTCGAAGACCATTTGGTTCTCACCGTGGAGGACCGGGTGGCTCCAGGAAAGGACGAGATACTAGGACGTACTTACATTCCTTTGAACACGGTAGAGAAGCGAGCTGATGACCATATGATACATTCGCGCTG GTATAATCTGGAGAGACCGGTTATTGTAGATGTTGATCAGCTCAAGAGAGAAAAATTCTCTATGAGGATTCATCTCCGAGTTTGTCTTGAAGGAGGATACCATGTTTTGGACGAGTCTACACATTACAGCAGCGATCTACGCCCATCCGCAAGACCACTTTGGAGACAACCCATTGGAGTTCTCGAGCTCGGGATCTTAAACGCTGTTGGACTCCACCCAATGAAAACCAGAGAAGGCAGAGGAACTTCTGACACTTTCTGCGTTGCAAAATACGGACAAAAGTGGGTTAGAACAAGGACAATGGTGGATAACTTGTGTCCCAAGTATAATGAACAGTACACATGGGAGGTATTTGATCCAGCCACGGTTCTGACGGTTGGTGTATTCGATAACGGACAGCTCAGTGAAAAGGGAAACAGAGATGTGAAGATTGGGAAGATCCGTATTAGGTTGTCTACATTAGAGACTGGTCGGATCTACACACATTCTTATCCACTGCTCGTTCTTCACCCTAGTGGGGTTAAGAAGATGGGCGAGCTGCATATGGCCGTGAGGTTCACATGCGTCTCGTTCGCAAACATGCTTTATCAATACTCTAAACCGCTTCTGCCCAAAATGCATTACGTTAGGCCGTTCTCGGTTATGCAGCAAGACATGCTCAGGCACCAAGCGGTCAATATAGTGGCGGCCCGGCTAGGCAGAGCAGAGCCGCCACTACGAAAAGAGATCATTGAGTTTATGTCCGACACGGATTCTCATTTGTGGAGTATGCGTAAGAGCAAAGCTAACTTCTTCCGGATGATGACCGTTTTCTCCGGCGTTATAGCCGTCGGGAAATGGTTCTCCGATATTTGCTCGTGGAGAAACCCTATCACGACCGTTCTCGTCCATGTTCTGTTTCTGATGCTTGTGTGTCTCCCGGAGCTGATCCTCCCGACGATGTTTCTCTACATGTTTCTGATAGGACTCTGGAACTACCGGTTCAGACCGCGTTATCCACCGCACATGAACACGAAAATCTCTCAGGCCGAAGCGGTTCATGCAGACGAGCTCGATGAAGAGTTTGATACGTTCCCAACCACCAGAAACCCTGCCTTGGTGCGGTTAAGGTACGACCGTCTTAGAAGTGTTGCAGGGAGGATTCAGACCGTGATCGGAGATCTTGCAACGCAAGGAGAGCGTTTTCAAGCTCTTTTAAGCTGGAGAGATCCACGTGCGACCGCGATATATGTTATATTCTGCTTTCTTGCGGCAATGGTTTTCTTCATAACACCGATTCAGATTGTTGTTGCGTTGGCTGGTTTCTACATGATGAGGCATCCAAGGTTCCGGCACCGTCTTCCTTCTGTTCCAGTTAACTTCTTCCGTCGTTTGCCTGCTCGAACGGACAGTATGCTTTAA
- the LOC103833946 gene encoding cystine lyase CORI3 isoform X1 codes for MANNESVDWQFSGSDEGKAASEASLSTYTSKLFALCDPQGKAILPPRGETAETSHTAERAVVKAVLFGTGNAYAPSIGLPAAKRAVADYLNRDLPKQLSPDDVFMTVGCKQAIELAVDTLAKPNANILLPKPGYPSNLIRSIFKHLEVRNYEFLREKNYEIDLDSVRAAADENTFAIFIINPHNPNGNTYSEAHLKQLAVLARELGITVVSDEVFRWSVFGSNPFVPMGKFSSIVPVVTLGSISKGWSVPGWRTGWIALHDLDGVFKSKNVLAAIKQFLDLNSKPPTVIQAAIPTILEKTGKDFFQRRQSFLKVATEFAYYKLKSIPSLTCYMKPEACTFFWTELNLSSFVDIEDDEDFCEKLATEENLVLLPGIAFTLKNWVRHSIDMDTPTLEDAFDRLKSFCDRHSISGETPRKAVNGVN; via the exons atggcgAACAACGAAAGCGTTGACTGGCAGTTCAGTGGCAGCGATGAGGGCAAGGCCGCCTCAGAAGCCTCACTAAGCACTTACACCTCTAAACTATTTGCTCTGTGCGATCCTCAAGGAAAGGCCATTTTGCCTCCACGAGGTGAAACTGCCGA GACTAGCCACACCGCTGAAAGGGCTGTTGTTAAAGCCGTCCTATTCGGCACTGGAAACGCCTATGCTCCCAGTATTGGCCTTCCGGCGGCCAAAAG GGCAGTAGCAGATTACCTAAACAGAGATCTTCCGAAGCAACTGTCACCTGATGACGTGTTTATGACCGTTGGATGCAAACAAGCCATCGAGCTTGCCGTTGATACATTGGCTAAACCAAATGCCAACATCTTGCTTCCCAAGCCAGGCTACCCAAGTAACTTAATCCGTTCCATCTTCAAGCACCTTGAGGTCCGCAATTACGAATTTCTTCGCGAAAAGAACTATGAGATTGACCTTGACAGCGTCCGAGCGGCAGCGGATGAGAACACATTCgcaatatttataataaaccCGCACAATCCCAACGGGAACACCTACTCTGAAGCTC ATCTCAAGCAG CTCGCTGTGTTGGCTCGAGAGCTTGGAATAACGGTTGTTTCTGACGAAGTTTTTCGTTGGTCGGTGTTTGGGAGTAATCCCTTCGTTCCCATGGGAAAATTCTCGTCCATTGTACCGGTGGTTACACTCGGGTCCATATCGAAGGGATGGTCTGTCCCTGGATGGCGAACTGGCTGGATCGCGCTTCACGACCTAGATGGTGTCTTTAAATCCAAAAAT GTTTTAGCTGCTATAAAACAGTTCCTTGATCTAAATTCTAAACCACCAACCGTTATCCAG GCGGCCATTCCCACCATCTTGGAGAAAACTGGTAAAGATTTCTTCCAAAGGAGGCAGAGCTTTCTGAAAGTTGCAACCGAGTTTGCATATTATAAGCTCAAGAGCATACCTTCCCTCACCTGCTACATGAAACCTGAAGCGTGCACCTTCTTTTGG ACCGAGCTGAACTTATCATCCTTTGTGGAcattgaagatgatgaagactTCTGTGAAAAATTAGCTACTGAGGAAAACCTCGTCCTTTTACCAG GGATTGCTTTTACTTTGAAGAACTGGGTGAGGCATTCTATTGACATGGATACTCCAACTTTGGAGGATGCATTTGATAGATTGAAGAGCTTTTGTGATCGCCACTCCATTTCAGGTGAAACTCCACGCAAAGCTGTCAATGGTGTCAACTAA
- the LOC103833946 gene encoding cystine lyase CORI3 isoform X2 → MANNESVDWQFSGSDEGKAASEASLSTYTSKLFALCDPQGKAILPPRGETAETSHTAERAVVKAVLFGTGNAYAPSIGLPAAKRAVADYLNRDLPKQLSPDDVFMTVGCKQAIELAVDTLAKPNANILLPKPGYPSNLIRSIFKHLEVRNYEFLREKNYEIDLDSVRAAADENTFAIFIINPHNPNGNTYSEAHLKQLAVLARELGITVVSDEVFRWSVFGSNPFVPMGKFSSIVPVVTLGSISKGWSVPGWRTGWIALHDLDGVFKSKNVLAAIKQFLDLNSKPPTVIQAAIPTILEKTGKDFFQRRQSFLKVATEFAYYKLKSIPSLTCYMKPEACTFFWTELNLSSFVDIEDDEDFCEKLATEENLVLLPGIAFTLKNWVRHSIDMDTPTLEDAFDRLKSFCDRHSISGETPRKAVNGVN, encoded by the exons atggcgAACAACGAAAGCGTTGACTGGCAGTTCAGTGGCAGCGATGAGGGCAAGGCCGCCTCAGAAGCCTCACTAAGCACTTACACCTCTAAACTATTTGCTCTGTGCGATCCTCAAGGAAAGGCCATTTTGCCTCCACGAGGTGAAACTGCCGAGACTAGCC ACACCGCTGAAAGGGCTGTTGTTAAAGCCGTCCTATTCGGCACTGGAAACGCCTATGCTCCCAGTATTGGCCTTCCGGCGGCCAAAAG GGCAGTAGCAGATTACCTAAACAGAGATCTTCCGAAGCAACTGTCACCTGATGACGTGTTTATGACCGTTGGATGCAAACAAGCCATCGAGCTTGCCGTTGATACATTGGCTAAACCAAATGCCAACATCTTGCTTCCCAAGCCAGGCTACCCAAGTAACTTAATCCGTTCCATCTTCAAGCACCTTGAGGTCCGCAATTACGAATTTCTTCGCGAAAAGAACTATGAGATTGACCTTGACAGCGTCCGAGCGGCAGCGGATGAGAACACATTCgcaatatttataataaaccCGCACAATCCCAACGGGAACACCTACTCTGAAGCTC ATCTCAAGCAG CTCGCTGTGTTGGCTCGAGAGCTTGGAATAACGGTTGTTTCTGACGAAGTTTTTCGTTGGTCGGTGTTTGGGAGTAATCCCTTCGTTCCCATGGGAAAATTCTCGTCCATTGTACCGGTGGTTACACTCGGGTCCATATCGAAGGGATGGTCTGTCCCTGGATGGCGAACTGGCTGGATCGCGCTTCACGACCTAGATGGTGTCTTTAAATCCAAAAAT GTTTTAGCTGCTATAAAACAGTTCCTTGATCTAAATTCTAAACCACCAACCGTTATCCAG GCGGCCATTCCCACCATCTTGGAGAAAACTGGTAAAGATTTCTTCCAAAGGAGGCAGAGCTTTCTGAAAGTTGCAACCGAGTTTGCATATTATAAGCTCAAGAGCATACCTTCCCTCACCTGCTACATGAAACCTGAAGCGTGCACCTTCTTTTGG ACCGAGCTGAACTTATCATCCTTTGTGGAcattgaagatgatgaagactTCTGTGAAAAATTAGCTACTGAGGAAAACCTCGTCCTTTTACCAG GGATTGCTTTTACTTTGAAGAACTGGGTGAGGCATTCTATTGACATGGATACTCCAACTTTGGAGGATGCATTTGATAGATTGAAGAGCTTTTGTGATCGCCACTCCATTTCAGGTGAAACTCCACGCAAAGCTGTCAATGGTGTCAACTAA
- the LOC103833854 gene encoding probable phospholipid hydroperoxide glutathione peroxidase 6, mitochondrial, whose protein sequence is MAAATSSSPKSVHDFTVKDAKGNEVDLSIYKGKVLLIVNVASQCGLTNSNYTELAQLYQKYKDHGFEILAFPCNQFGNQEPGSNEEIVQFACTRFKAEYPIFDKVDVNGDKAAPIYKFLKSSKGGLFGSGIKWNFSKFLVDKDGNVVDRYAPTTSPLSIEKDLKKLLGVTA, encoded by the exons ATGGCTGCTGCTACTTCCTCCTCCCCAAAATCCGTCCATGATTTCACAGTCAAG GACGCGAAGGGAAACGAAGTGGATCTAAGCATCTACAAGGGGAAGGTTCTGTTGATTGTCAACGTTGCTTCTCAGTG TGGCTTGACCAATTCGAACTATACTGAGCTTGCGCAGCTCTATCAAAAGTACAAAGATCATG GGTTTGAGATCCTTGCGTTCCCTTGTAACCAGTTTGGGAATCAAGAACCTGGTTCTAACGAAGAGATTGTTCAGTTTGCTTGTACCCGTTTCAAGGCTGAGTACCCCATTTTCGACAAG GTTGATGTGAACGGTGACAAGGCTGCTCCAATCTACAAGTTTCTGAAATCAAGCAAAGGCGGGCTTTTTGGGAGCGGCATCAAGTGGAACTTCTCCAAGTTCTTGGTTGACAAAGATGGAAATGTCGTGGACCGGTACGCTCCAACCACTTCTCCTCTCAGCATCGAG AAGGACCTGAAGAAACTGTTGGGAGTTACTGCTTAG
- the LOC103833856 gene encoding 5-amino-6-(5-phospho-D-ribitylamino)uracil phosphatase, chloroplastic: MADAVSLVGHRPSIARISVFDKMQRSQNTVRFRVVFDKMQSVVKKPIRALAMELTKEMPAFKKKDGRKLPRTWNYLDSGSVDKPGLWPPENKADKPSLHNPLLRQERMGCGWLGAIFEWEGVLIEDSPDLETQSWLTLAQEEGKSPPPAFILRRIEGMKNEQAISEVLCWSRDPAQVRRMASRKEEIFKALHGGVYRLRDGSQEFVNVLMNNKIPMALVSTRPRETLENAVGSIGIKKFFSVIVASEDVHRGKPDPEMFVYAAQLLDFIPERCIVFGNSNQTIEAAHDGKMKCVAVASKHPMYELGAADLVVRRLDELSVIDLKKLAAVELTEFEPELEMEKEDERELPSSNVAVDDFF; this comes from the coding sequence ATGGCGGATGCTGTGTCTTTGGTGGGTCATCGGCCTTCGATCGCGAGGATCTCTGTCTTTGATAAGATGCAGAGATCCCAGAACACGGTTCGATTCAGGGTTGTCTTTGATAAGATGCAGAGCGTGGTAAAGAAGCCAATCAGGGCTCTCGCTATGGAGCTGACGAAGGAGATGCCTGCCTTTAAGAAGAAAGACGGGAGGAAGCTACCGAGGACTTGGAACTATCTCGACTCCGGCTCGGTTGATAAACCCGGTTTGTGGCCTCCTGAGAACAAAGCCGACAAGCCTTCCTTGCATAACCCTCTGCTACGGCAGGAGCGTATGGGCTGCGGTTGGTTGGGTGCCATCTTTGAGTGGGAAGGGGTTTTGATTGAAGACAGTCCTGACCTTGAGACCCAGTCTTGGCTTACGTTAGCTCAGGAGGAAGGTAAGTCTCCTCCTCCGGCTTTTATCCTCAGACGCATCGAAGGGATGAAGAACGAGCAAGCTATCTCCGAGGTTCTGTGTTGGTCGAGGGACCCTGCGCAAGTTAGGAGGATGGCTTCGCGGAAAGAAGAGATCTTCAAGGCTTTGCATGGAGGAGTGTATAGACTCAGAGACGGGTCACAGGAGTTTGTGAATGTCTTGATGAATAACAAGATCCCCATGGCTTTGGTCTCCACCCGTCCTCGCGAGACGCTGGAGAATGCCGTTGGTTCCATAGGGATCAAGAAGTTCTTCAGTGTCATAGTTGCGTCTGAAGATGTTCACAGAGGTAAACCGGATCCTGAGATGTTTGTCTACGCAGCGCAGCTTCTTGATTTCATACCCGAACGGTGCATCGTGTTTGGAAACTCGAACCAGACGATAGAGGCGGCTCATGACGGGAAGATGAAGTGTGTGGCTGTGGCTAGTAAGCATCCGATGTATGAGCTTGGAGCGGCTGATCTGGTGGTGAGGAGGTTGGATGAGCTATCTGTTATTGATTTGAAGAAGCTTGCGGCTGTTGAACTGACGGAGTTCGAACCAGAGTTGGAGATGGAGAAGGAAGATGAGCGTGAGCTGCCTTCATCTAATGTAGCGGTTGATGATTTCTTCTGA